A DNA window from Impatiens glandulifera chromosome 7, dImpGla2.1, whole genome shotgun sequence contains the following coding sequences:
- the LOC124909970 gene encoding probable jasmonic acid carboxyl methyltransferase 2 translates to MSNINILHMNQGVGGKSYAKNSSIQMSMMSKTLTIVKDTITDMFTNHFTPFEILETFKIADVGCASGPNTLLFVSEVIDTVYNLSNQNQNKSLEISIVLNDLHKNDFNNIFSALPSFYNRLQERHGYEFSQKCFISGVAASFYERLLPCKSVHFVHSSNSLHWLSQVPNNLKNKGHIYMAKDCLPNVFEAYKNQFYKDFSSFINKRSHEILPSGRMVLTFMGRSIPEPSSNDCCCLWELLAQSLLDMVSQQGLIQKEVVDSFNLPLYTPYTDEVKEIIMEEKSFDLEKMEIFKYNWDQDDNNDKKKSGEILANCIRAAIEPMLRTHFGELFLNNVFKRYTERIADHLKIEKTKFINFTICLRKK, encoded by the exons AtgtcaaacataaacattcttCACATGAATCAAGGTGTTGGAGGAAAGAGCTACGCCAAGAATTCAAGTATTCAG ATGAGCATGATGAGTAAGACGCTGACCATTGTGAAGGATACTATCACCGACATGTTTACTAATCATTTCACACCATTTGAAATATTAGAAACTTTTAAGATTGCGGATGTTGGATGTGCCTCGGGTCCAAACACGCTTCTATTTGTGTCGGAAGTTATCGATACTGTTTACAATTTGtccaaccaaaaccaaaacaaaTCCCTAGAGATATCGATAGTATTGAACGATTTGCACAAAAACGACTTCAACAACATTTTTAGTGCACTTCCATCCTTCTACAACCGGTTACAAGAGAGACATGGATATGAATTTAGTCAAAAGTGTTTCATCTCTGGAGTGGCTGCATCTTTTTACGAGAGGTTATTACCCTGCAAAAGTGTACATTTTGTACACTCTTCTAATAGCCTTCATTGGCTCTCCCAG GTGCCAAACAATCTAAAGAACAAAGGACATATTTACATGGCAAAAGATTGTCTTCCTAATGTGTTTGAGGCTTATAAGAATCAATTTTATAAGGACTTCTCCTCATTTATTAACAAAAGATCCCATGAAATATTGCCATCAGGTAGAATGGTCCTTACATTTATGGGTAGGAGTATTCCAGAACCATCAAGCAATGATTGCTGTTGCCTTTGGGAATTATTAGCCCAGTCACTTCTAGACATGGTTTCTCAG CAGGGACTCATTCAAAAGGAAGTTGTTGATTCATTTAATTTACCTCTATATACTCCTTACACTGATGAAGTAAAGGAAATCATTATGGAAGAGAAGTCTTTTGATCTTGAAAAGATGGAGATTTTCAAATACAATTGGGATCAAgatgataataatgataaaaagaaGAGCGGGGAGATTTTAGCCAATTGTATTAGAGCAGCTATAGAACCGATGTTGAGAACCCATTTTGGGGAGCTCTTCTTAAACAATGTGTTCAAGAGATATACCGAGCGCATAGCTGATCAtcttaaaatagaaaaaacaaaGTTCATAAATTTCACCATATGCTTGaggaagaaataa